The proteins below are encoded in one region of Williamsoniiplasma luminosum:
- the rpsO gene encoding 30S ribosomal protein S15 codes for MVSKERKAELIKEFGGNEKNTGLAEVQIAILTEDIKNMTQHLQAHTKDVPTRRTLLKKVAQRRHLLEFLTKEDVNRYKNVIEKLGIRK; via the coding sequence ATGGTTTCAAAAGAAAGAAAAGCTGAGTTAATTAAAGAATTTGGTGGAAATGAAAAAAATACTGGTTTAGCAGAAGTGCAAATCGCGATTTTAACAGAAGACATTAAAAACATGACTCAACATTTACAAGCACATACAAAAGATGTTCCAACTCGTCGAACATTATTAAAAAAAGTTGCTCAACGTCGTCATTTATTAGAATTCTTAACTAAAGAAGATGTTAATCGTTATAAAAACGTTATTGAAAAACTAGGAATTAGAAAATAA
- a CDS encoding DxFTY motif-containing membrane protein: protein MEQKQIRSFNLSRTNFWISALFQLLFAIVPFLFILFFLSPDFQQLAINLYHQLPNPKVGYLVLICVGYVLVGLILTFITWILKWQKVDGFTFVLGLTLLLSSVIVNQTWLQAWDFNNTIVKLLIRFIIAIMFGLIGIFLGLLLSTLARNFEYKQEDKIQIIIDDYHDQKLGDKNTWTKTTTKIIQNYEKAKIEEKINQEKKNILEQKLATASNTDDLKDQIKKEQIKQKLNLREEKQRTKKSKT from the coding sequence ATGGAACAAAAGCAAATTAGATCATTTAATTTATCAAGAACTAATTTTTGAATCAGTGCACTTTTTCAATTACTTTTTGCGATTGTTCCTTTTCTTTTTATTCTTTTTTTCTTATCACCAGATTTTCAACAATTAGCAATTAATTTATACCATCAACTCCCAAATCCTAAAGTCGGATATTTGGTCTTAATTTGTGTTGGTTATGTTTTAGTTGGATTAATTTTGACTTTTATCACCTGAATTTTAAAATGGCAAAAAGTGGATGGTTTTACATTTGTTTTAGGTTTAACACTTTTATTAAGTTCTGTAATTGTCAACCAAACATGACTTCAAGCTTGAGATTTTAACAATACAATCGTGAAACTATTAATTAGATTTATTATTGCCATCATGTTTGGTTTAATTGGGATTTTTTTAGGTTTATTACTTTCAACACTTGCCAGAAATTTTGAATATAAACAAGAAGATAAAATTCAAATTATTATTGATGATTATCATGATCAAAAATTGGGTGATAAAAATACTTGAACCAAAACCACTACTAAAATTATTCAAAATTATGAAAAAGCCAAAATTGAAGAAAAAATCAACCAAGAGAAAAAAAATATTTTGGAACAAAAATTAGCAACAGCATCTAACACTGATGATTTAAAAGACCAAATTAAAAAAGAACAGATTAAGCAAAAACTCAATCTTAGAGAAGAAAAACAAAGAACTAAAAAATCTAAAACTTAA
- a CDS encoding ABC transporter ATP-binding protein, with product MSEYAIELNKITKTFLNGAIIANQDVDLKVKKGTIHALVGENGAGKSTLMSILFGLYQPTSGTIKVNGKEVVVSNPIKANKLGIGMVHQHFKLVDVSTVWENIALGVESTKFGILLDKNKIKAKLTEIMNQYNLHVDLDAKIENISVGMQQRVEILKILYRDAEILVFDEPTAVLTPQQIDGLLQVMLNLQKAGKTIIFISHKMEEIKRVANTATVIRRGKKIIDLDVKNMEVSDIAEAMVGRKLVEVKNQYTPVLSQAPILEILNLSVPKETNNKVNALETFNLVVRPGEIVAIAGVEGNGQKELVEAITGLVKAHSGAILFKDLNLISENIHKRYKLGMSHIPEDRHKYGMLLDFSVQDNLISQQIDNYPFSKKGIIDKKAIARYSQSIIKDFDVRGSRNGIAIARGLSGGNQQKVVVGRELRKEHDLLVVVQPTRGLDVGAIEYIHQQILEEKSNGKGVLLVSYELNEVMALADRIVVINEGKIIGELPGQGAKKEQIGALMAGGDQTKGVTKNEYIQ from the coding sequence ATGAGTGAATACGCAATTGAATTAAATAAAATTACTAAAACCTTTTTAAACGGGGCAATTATTGCGAATCAAGATGTTGATTTAAAAGTCAAAAAAGGAACAATTCATGCTCTTGTTGGTGAAAATGGAGCAGGAAAATCAACATTGATGTCAATTCTTTTTGGTTTATATCAACCAACAAGTGGAACAATTAAAGTTAATGGAAAAGAAGTTGTTGTTTCAAACCCAATTAAAGCTAATAAACTAGGAATTGGAATGGTTCACCAACACTTTAAATTAGTTGATGTATCAACTGTTTGAGAAAATATTGCACTTGGTGTTGAAAGCACAAAATTTGGCATCCTTTTAGATAAAAACAAGATCAAAGCCAAACTAACTGAAATTATGAATCAATATAATTTACATGTTGATTTGGATGCTAAGATTGAAAATATTTCGGTTGGAATGCAACAACGTGTAGAAATTTTAAAAATTTTATATCGTGATGCTGAGATTTTAGTTTTTGATGAACCAACAGCAGTTCTAACCCCACAACAAATTGATGGGTTACTACAAGTTATGTTAAATCTTCAAAAAGCTGGTAAAACAATTATTTTTATTTCTCATAAAATGGAAGAAATCAAAAGAGTTGCCAACACAGCAACAGTCATTCGACGTGGTAAAAAAATTATTGATTTAGATGTTAAAAACATGGAAGTTAGTGATATTGCTGAAGCGATGGTTGGACGTAAATTAGTTGAGGTTAAAAACCAATACACCCCAGTTTTAAGTCAGGCACCAATTTTAGAAATTCTAAACTTAAGTGTACCTAAAGAAACAAATAATAAAGTTAATGCTTTAGAAACTTTTAACTTAGTCGTTCGACCTGGAGAAATTGTAGCAATTGCTGGGGTTGAAGGAAATGGTCAAAAGGAATTAGTTGAAGCAATCACTGGATTAGTTAAAGCTCATTCGGGAGCGATTCTCTTTAAAGATTTAAACCTTATTAGTGAAAATATTCACAAAAGATATAAATTGGGAATGTCACACATTCCTGAAGATCGTCACAAATACGGAATGCTTTTAGATTTCTCTGTTCAAGACAATTTAATTTCTCAACAAATTGACAATTATCCTTTCTCTAAAAAAGGAATCATTGACAAAAAAGCAATTGCCCGATATTCACAATCAATTATTAAAGATTTTGATGTTAGAGGTTCTAGAAATGGAATCGCAATTGCTCGAGGTTTATCTGGAGGTAACCAACAAAAAGTTGTTGTTGGTCGTGAATTACGAAAAGAACATGATTTGTTGGTTGTTGTTCAACCAACCAGAGGATTAGATGTTGGGGCGATCGAATATATTCATCAACAAATTTTAGAAGAAAAAAGTAATGGCAAAGGTGTTTTACTAGTTTCTTATGAATTGAATGAAGTGATGGCATTAGCTGATCGCATCGTTGTTATCAACGAAGGAAAAATAATTGGTGAACTACCAGGTCAAGGTGCTAAAAAAGAACAAATTGGAGCATTGATGGCTGGTGGTGACCAAACAAAAGGAGTAACAAAAAATGAATACATTCAATAA
- a CDS encoding ABC transporter permease subunit produces MNTFNNKKWFVTSKFKDTVTSKEFKSKGKYLKGSIFAIIVGFIVAGVLIGILNVNPFDYFFKMFQVAFDELYLTQTFNWIAVYIVGGVAMAIGFKSGVFNIGAPGQILTATSMSTIVLFSIVPKGTTDINGQTIFLLFLVSVFSGAFMAFIAGMLKALFNIHEVVTTILLNWFSWYFFKWIFTNGFPDQFGSSSLAGASEHIPDGLLSMGGNEIIAPLLIAFGVVIIAAIVLAKTTFGFKLKAVGSAPEAAKYSGINVKQKIVLAMTISGGIAGIAGFISMCTLNPNTYFGNDNLPTLGFDVIAISLVAFNNPVGLIFVGALWGVIQNAGAPISSLYGIPTQIAGLVSGIIIYLAAISAVFIMFNPVQIFKMWIFVLKSKNDRKMLLILYKKKWALLLKKMLIIFNKDYQKAVKAAETKADQKIVKLDLKAIDSLALTHIKTSIKELKKWIWEKNTIKGLKGIKRRNDEVIQTINAETINKIEAAKLKFGIFKDEVKTRKNKQLHWLENNIKLAKQHYKKEIQAATEFGQAERGRLELLFEYRDGKLALNSELEKNILILHERNVSAKSEAKWKISVVKNNPDLIEDVKAKSILEIKTSLKDQLEKNNSQIKTLKLETKTKLQELKTKRTNQIQFVKNDGVELGQIQQNVQEWKLRAKNELDAKIIKLKAEFNHKKSEIDLLKSDEKILAAQKVLLTLESEFEKTELTDLESHLNLLEKIKQTLKKIDVILTPQVFEAYDAQEKIVDRMRIAFKIRKIKYQQTVNLEIFKAKQAIELEKQKSQTLAENLENLNLETQTKIKDLNNLSTHGLDELEKLIHQEHKIYAHFEAQILKLESKHNNLKETK; encoded by the coding sequence ATGAATACATTCAATAATAAAAAATGATTTGTAACATCAAAATTTAAAGATACTGTTACTTCAAAAGAATTTAAAAGTAAGGGTAAATATTTAAAAGGATCAATCTTTGCCATTATTGTTGGATTCATTGTTGCGGGAGTCTTAATTGGGATTTTAAATGTGAATCCCTTTGATTATTTCTTCAAAATGTTTCAAGTCGCATTTGATGAGCTATATTTAACACAAACTTTTAACTGAATTGCTGTTTATATCGTTGGTGGTGTGGCAATGGCGATTGGATTTAAATCGGGAGTGTTTAATATTGGTGCTCCAGGACAAATCCTAACTGCTACAAGCATGTCGACCATTGTTTTATTCAGCATTGTTCCTAAAGGAACAACTGATATTAATGGTCAAACAATTTTCTTATTGTTCTTGGTTTCAGTATTTTCAGGAGCATTCATGGCGTTTATTGCCGGAATGTTAAAAGCGTTATTTAATATTCACGAAGTTGTAACAACAATTTTATTAAACTGATTTTCTTGATATTTCTTCAAATGAATTTTTACCAATGGTTTTCCTGATCAATTTGGTTCTAGTTCATTAGCCGGAGCATCAGAGCACATTCCTGATGGGTTATTATCAATGGGTGGAAATGAAATCATTGCCCCATTATTAATTGCTTTTGGGGTAGTTATTATCGCGGCTATCGTACTTGCTAAAACAACTTTTGGTTTTAAATTAAAAGCTGTGGGAAGTGCACCTGAAGCTGCCAAATATTCTGGAATTAATGTTAAACAAAAAATTGTTTTAGCAATGACAATTTCTGGTGGAATTGCTGGAATTGCTGGTTTCATTTCAATGTGTACATTGAACCCAAATACTTATTTTGGGAATGATAATTTACCAACCTTAGGATTTGATGTGATTGCGATTTCGTTAGTTGCTTTTAATAACCCTGTTGGATTGATCTTTGTCGGAGCATTATGAGGGGTGATTCAAAATGCGGGAGCACCAATTTCATCACTTTATGGAATACCTACTCAAATTGCTGGTTTAGTTTCAGGAATCATCATTTATTTAGCAGCCATTAGTGCAGTCTTTATTATGTTTAATCCTGTGCAAATCTTTAAAATGTGAATTTTTGTTCTCAAATCTAAAAATGATCGCAAGATGTTACTCATTCTCTATAAAAAGAAATGGGCATTATTGTTAAAGAAAATGCTTATCATTTTTAATAAAGATTATCAAAAAGCAGTCAAAGCAGCCGAAACAAAAGCTGATCAAAAAATTGTTAAATTAGATCTTAAAGCAATAGATTCATTAGCTTTAACACATATCAAAACCTCAATTAAAGAATTGAAAAAATGAATTTGAGAAAAAAATACAATCAAAGGATTAAAAGGTATTAAAAGAAGAAATGATGAAGTAATACAAACAATCAATGCTGAAACAATCAATAAAATTGAAGCAGCAAAATTAAAATTTGGTATCTTCAAAGATGAAGTTAAAACAAGAAAAAATAAACAATTACATTGATTAGAAAATAATATTAAACTTGCTAAACAACATTATAAAAAAGAGATTCAAGCAGCTACAGAATTTGGTCAAGCCGAAAGAGGACGCTTAGAATTATTATTCGAATATCGTGATGGTAAACTTGCTTTAAATTCTGAATTAGAAAAAAATATTTTAATCCTTCATGAAAGAAACGTAAGTGCTAAATCAGAGGCTAAATGAAAAATAAGTGTTGTTAAAAACAATCCTGATTTAATTGAAGATGTTAAAGCTAAATCAATTTTAGAAATTAAAACTTCATTAAAAGATCAGCTTGAAAAAAACAATAGTCAAATTAAAACTTTAAAATTAGAAACCAAAACTAAATTACAAGAATTAAAAACAAAACGTACTAACCAAATTCAATTTGTTAAAAATGACGGAGTTGAATTAGGACAAATTCAACAAAATGTTCAAGAGTGAAAACTAAGAGCCAAAAATGAATTGGATGCTAAAATTATTAAATTAAAAGCAGAATTTAATCATAAAAAGAGCGAGATTGATTTATTAAAAAGTGATGAAAAAATTCTTGCTGCACAAAAAGTTTTATTAACTTTAGAAAGTGAATTTGAAAAAACTGAACTAACAGATCTTGAATCACATTTAAATTTATTAGAAAAAATTAAACAAACTTTGAAAAAAATCGATGTTATTTTAACACCACAAGTTTTTGAAGCATATGATGCTCAAGAAAAAATTGTTGATCGCATGAGAATCGCATTCAAAATTCGAAAAATTAAATATCAACAAACTGTCAATCTTGAAATTTTTAAAGCCAAACAAGCAATTGAGTTGGAAAAACAAAAATCTCAAACACTTGCAGAAAACTTAGAAAATTTAAATCTAGAAACTCAAACAAAAATTAAAGATTTAAATAATTTATCAACTCATGGTCTTGATGAATTAGAAAAATTAATTCATCAAGAACACAAGATTTATGCACATTTCGAAGCGCAGATTCTTAAGTTAGAATCAAAACACAATAATTTAAAGGAGACAAAATAA
- a CDS encoding ABC transporter permease — translation MTNLFAVAIALFIVLTFASISGLMSEKAGVTNIAVEGMMIIGALFVAVIGTFVNKKGADNLSQLWVLPLAGLVTGIFAMLHAFPSVSLKSNQIVSGVAINILALGIGLFFASSGYFGEQSMVISSNYKPIKLDAADGGIVPLALILAIVLAVGVFLFFKFTKQGMRYAMVGENPNAIDAAGISVKKYRYLAVFISGVIAGLGGGLFVLTAAGNGSFTGNMLGFGFLGIAIMIFGQWKIHYMMIGAVGFSFLFALGQNLGNITDVESIQKIAPLFKILPFVGTIIVMVIFSKSSKAPAAVGIPFNKSKR, via the coding sequence ATGACAAATTTATTTGCAGTAGCTATCGCTTTATTTATTGTTTTAACCTTTGCTTCGATTTCAGGATTGATGTCTGAAAAAGCAGGGGTGACTAATATTGCTGTTGAAGGGATGATGATTATCGGGGCATTATTTGTTGCAGTTATCGGAACTTTCGTCAACAAAAAAGGTGCTGATAACCTTTCACAATTATGAGTTTTACCACTAGCTGGGTTAGTCACTGGAATCTTTGCAATGCTTCATGCATTTCCTTCGGTTTCATTAAAATCCAATCAAATTGTTTCTGGAGTAGCAATTAATATCCTAGCCTTAGGAATTGGTTTATTCTTTGCTTCTTCTGGATACTTTGGTGAACAATCAATGGTTATTTCATCAAATTACAAACCAATCAAATTAGATGCAGCTGATGGTGGTATCGTCCCCTTGGCGCTGATCTTAGCTATTGTTTTAGCAGTTGGAGTCTTCTTATTCTTTAAATTTACAAAACAAGGGATGAGATATGCAATGGTTGGAGAAAATCCAAACGCAATTGATGCAGCTGGAATTAGTGTGAAAAAATACCGTTATCTTGCAGTTTTCATTTCTGGAGTGATTGCTGGACTTGGTGGAGGACTATTTGTTCTAACCGCTGCTGGAAATGGTTCATTTACAGGAAACATGTTAGGATTTGGATTCTTAGGAATTGCCATTATGATCTTTGGACAATGAAAAATTCACTACATGATGATTGGGGCAGTTGGATTCTCATTCTTATTTGCACTTGGTCAAAACCTTGGAAATATTACAGATGTAGAATCTATTCAAAAAATTGCACCTTTATTTAAAATTCTACCATTTGTTGGAACAATCATTGTGATGGTGATTTTCTCGAAATCTTCCAAAGCGCCAGCCGCTGTTGGGATTCCGTTTAATAAATCCAAAAGATAG
- a CDS encoding ABC transporter ATP-binding protein, translated as MKEKIKLENLTMIYPRSDKGVFDIDIKIQQGQIFGFMGPSGSGKTTLIRIILGFIKQQKGNVWVNDLEVWNNNDQINQTIGFISGEPIIPNEGTGLDYLLFYAKLREIKDLTKMHQLIEYFELDAKSLIKKMSKGMKQKVAIIACLMADFDLYILDEPTAGLDPVMQAKFIETIVEMRNQGKTIVLCSHIMDEVEQLCDQVLILKHGRIMYNNTMANIKKENLTIQKIFWDIYNVKGFNETIKNQN; from the coding sequence ATGAAAGAAAAAATTAAATTAGAAAATTTAACCATGATTTATCCCCGATCTGATAAAGGTGTTTTTGACATTGATATCAAGATTCAACAAGGACAAATTTTTGGTTTTATGGGTCCATCAGGATCTGGAAAAACAACATTAATTCGCATCATTCTTGGTTTTATCAAACAACAAAAAGGTAATGTTTGAGTTAATGATTTAGAAGTGTGAAATAACAATGATCAAATCAATCAAACAATTGGTTTTATTTCAGGAGAACCGATTATTCCCAACGAAGGAACAGGGTTAGATTATTTGTTATTTTATGCAAAATTAAGAGAAATCAAAGACTTGACAAAAATGCATCAATTGATTGAATATTTCGAATTAGATGCGAAAAGTTTGATTAAAAAAATGTCCAAAGGAATGAAACAAAAAGTCGCAATCATTGCTTGTTTAATGGCAGATTTTGATCTTTATATTTTAGATGAACCAACAGCTGGTTTAGATCCGGTCATGCAGGCTAAATTTATTGAAACAATTGTTGAAATGCGCAATCAAGGTAAAACAATTGTTTTATGTTCACATATTATGGATGAAGTTGAACAATTATGTGATCAAGTTTTAATTTTAAAACATGGCAGAATTATGTATAACAACACAATGGCAAATATCAAAAAAGAAAATTTAACAATTCAAAAAATCTTTTGAGATATTTATAATGTAAAGGGGTTCAATGAAACTATCAAAAACCAAAATTAA
- a CDS encoding ABC transporter permease subunit, protein MKLSKTKINWTIILRSIKQNLAFLITIFVFIAVLFLMGMIAEIVKQNKATPEKPYGNTLMGFSTTVYQPLAVIVFGLLAILFPTSLLNKEIDNTSLAILLVSKNSRNTILLSKYIAMFLTIVALFIFQMLFGTILLSKFFSGSDYGKFINLNWTYFLGTWTLASISFLCNVIFNKKKQILLITGGILVFSILMNMISFIFREYEILKEFHYISVFGFADLNTILQGDWTMIFAYLVGIPANIGFFIGSIKVFKNKDLLL, encoded by the coding sequence ATGAAACTATCAAAAACCAAAATTAATTGAACGATTATTCTTCGTTCAATCAAACAAAATTTAGCATTTTTAATCACCATTTTCGTTTTTATTGCTGTTTTATTTTTAATGGGCATGATTGCTGAAATCGTTAAACAAAATAAAGCAACTCCTGAAAAACCTTATGGTAATACGTTGATGGGGTTTAGTACGACAGTTTATCAACCATTAGCTGTCATTGTTTTTGGGCTATTAGCAATTTTATTTCCAACTAGCTTATTAAACAAAGAAATTGATAATACTAGTTTGGCCATTCTGCTAGTGTCTAAAAATTCGCGAAATACAATTTTACTAAGCAAATACATCGCAATGTTTTTAACAATTGTTGCATTATTTATTTTTCAAATGCTTTTTGGCACAATCCTTTTATCCAAATTTTTTTCTGGATCTGATTATGGTAAATTTATTAATTTAAATTGAACTTATTTTTTAGGGACATGAACATTAGCATCAATTAGTTTCTTATGTAATGTCATTTTTAATAAGAAAAAACAGATTTTATTAATTACTGGTGGGATTTTGGTTTTTTCAATCCTTATGAATATGATTTCATTTATATTCCGTGAGTATGAAATATTAAAAGAATTTCATTATATTTCGGTTTTTGGTTTTGCAGATTTAAACACTATCCTCCAAGGCGATTGAACAATGATTTTTGCCTATTTAGTTGGTATTCCTGCAAATATAGGTTTCTTTATTGGTTCAATAAAAGTGTTCAAAAATAAAGATTTATTGTTATAA
- the cdd gene encoding cytidine deaminase: MKLKSNQPLNKDKIFNDLKTLANKSYSPYSHFKVSCILYLKNGQEIHGVNVENAAYSPSICAERVALPQLFINDYTKDDVELFALYTDALEFGSPCGVCRQVMMELLNPNQKVWIYSQKGYQDEFEVQDFLPYAFSKNDLKK; encoded by the coding sequence ATGAAATTAAAAAGCAACCAACCCTTAAATAAAGACAAAATTTTTAATGATTTAAAAACATTAGCAAACAAATCTTATTCACCTTATTCTCACTTCAAAGTGAGTTGTATTTTGTACTTGAAAAATGGTCAAGAAATTCATGGTGTGAATGTTGAAAATGCGGCTTATTCACCAAGTATTTGTGCTGAAAGGGTTGCTTTACCTCAACTTTTTATCAACGATTATACAAAAGATGATGTTGAATTATTTGCCTTGTATACTGATGCTCTGGAATTCGGATCACCATGTGGTGTGTGTCGTCAAGTAATGATGGAATTATTAAATCCAAACCAAAAAGTTTGGATTTATAGTCAAAAAGGCTATCAAGATGAATTTGAAGTTCAAGATTTTCTTCCTTATGCATTTAGTAAAAATGATTTAAAGAAATAA
- a CDS encoding phosphotransferase produces the protein MKKILNTTNKIKIKNNVFIKTSNKNIDYFMDRENEKKFYEQVQNLDFILVPNQIKHKWNKWVFKMPYYENATTLKLKSLDIQKMKEVIELIHQLQQQKVDLKLFNPQAFLKLFTNKVGVIEELKVWKTEIHLIIENYYDETPPVLSHNDLIVENFLIKDHKMFLIDFEYVSLNHYLFDYASFISEALPKSKHQAFISLLNLTPKELIKLNQLIQYHNFLWAHWAKYLYQVTHRPIYLEIMKQKIRQINDK, from the coding sequence ATGAAAAAAATCCTTAATACAACAAATAAAATTAAAATAAAAAACAATGTTTTTATTAAAACTTCGAATAAAAACATTGATTATTTTATGGATCGCGAAAATGAAAAAAAGTTTTATGAACAAGTTCAAAATTTAGACTTTATTCTTGTTCCAAATCAAATCAAACATAAATGAAATAAATGAGTTTTTAAAATGCCTTATTATGAAAATGCTACAACTTTAAAGCTTAAGAGTTTAGACATTCAAAAAATGAAAGAAGTTATCGAATTAATTCATCAATTACAACAACAAAAAGTTGATTTAAAGTTGTTTAATCCTCAAGCTTTTTTAAAATTATTCACTAACAAAGTTGGAGTGATTGAAGAATTAAAAGTTTGAAAAACAGAAATTCACTTAATTATTGAGAACTATTATGACGAAACACCACCGGTGTTAAGTCATAATGATTTAATTGTTGAAAATTTTTTAATTAAGGATCACAAAATGTTTTTAATTGATTTTGAATATGTGAGTTTAAATCATTATCTCTTTGATTATGCAAGTTTCATCAGTGAAGCGTTGCCAAAATCAAAACATCAAGCATTTATTTCGTTGTTAAATTTAACTCCAAAAGAATTAATCAAACTTAACCAATTGATTCAATATCACAACTTTCTGTGAGCTCATTGAGCTAAATATTTATACCAAGTCACTCATAGACCAATTTATTTAGAAATCATGAAACAAAAAATTCGTCAAATCAATGATAAGTAA
- a CDS encoding non-canonical purine NTP pyrophosphatase has translation MNKPIIWIATSNEDKVNEFKVFLSNFEIKTLKDLPDYVEPDETGTTFAENAVQKAQALSEHIQGMVVADDSGIEVEALDNFPGIYSRRWAYPITDWPTINQKLIDKINVETDQSNWNAQMISVMALVDVTCDKVETFEGIVQGKISHQVQNHHQGFGYDLTFIPDGSEVTYSEMGPAKKNEYSSRQIASQKLKTYLGGRNEKN, from the coding sequence ATGAATAAACCAATAATTTGGATTGCTACATCCAACGAAGATAAAGTTAATGAATTTAAAGTTTTTCTTTCAAATTTTGAAATAAAAACTTTAAAAGATTTACCAGACTATGTTGAACCAGACGAAACTGGAACAACTTTTGCTGAAAATGCGGTCCAAAAAGCCCAAGCATTATCAGAACATATTCAAGGAATGGTTGTGGCTGATGATAGCGGCATTGAAGTTGAAGCATTAGATAATTTTCCCGGAATTTATTCACGACGTTGAGCATATCCAATTACTGATTGACCAACAATTAATCAAAAATTAATTGATAAAATTAACGTTGAAACTGATCAAAGTAATTGAAATGCACAAATGATTAGTGTGATGGCTCTTGTTGATGTGACTTGTGATAAAGTCGAAACTTTTGAAGGGATTGTTCAAGGTAAAATTAGTCATCAAGTTCAAAATCATCACCAAGGCTTTGGTTATGATTTAACTTTTATTCCTGATGGAAGTGAAGTTACTTATTCAGAAATGGGACCAGCCAAGAAGAACGAATATTCATCAAGACAAATTGCAAGTCAAAAATTAAAAACATATTTAGGAGGAAGAAATGAGAAAAATTAA
- a CDS encoding tRNA (cytidine(34)-2'-O)-methyltransferase translates to MRKINIVLYQPEIAQNVGAIMRTCVAIDARLHLIEPFGFIYDDRHLARPSANEHQFVDVVRYDDWNDFINQHPQQPLFCLSRYGQKPISDFNFKDLNQEVYLMFGKESTGIPKQVLIDNIETTFRIPMVEQARSINIANTVGIASYEVLRQWDYLNLSKEETQKGRDYLLSGAWVGKEE, encoded by the coding sequence ATGAGAAAAATTAACATTGTTTTATATCAACCTGAAATTGCTCAAAATGTGGGGGCAATTATGCGGACTTGTGTCGCGATTGATGCTCGATTACATTTAATCGAACCATTTGGTTTTATTTATGATGATCGTCATTTAGCCCGACCAAGTGCCAACGAACATCAATTTGTGGATGTTGTTCGCTATGATGATTGAAATGATTTTATCAACCAACATCCACAACAACCCTTATTTTGTTTATCAAGATATGGACAAAAACCAATTAGTGATTTTAACTTCAAAGATCTTAATCAAGAAGTTTATTTAATGTTTGGCAAGGAATCAACCGGGATTCCAAAACAAGTTTTGATTGACAATATTGAGACAACGTTCCGCATTCCGATGGTTGAACAAGCCAGAAGCATTAATATTGCCAACACTGTTGGAATTGCTAGTTATGAAGTTTTAAGACAGTGAGATTATTTAAATTTAAGCAAAGAAGAAACCCAAAAAGGCAGAGACTACTTATTGAGTGGGGCTTGGGTTGGAAAAGAGGAATAA